GAGCTGTGAAATACGTGCACAAAGATGTCCGGCTGGCGAACAAACTGTTAGAGACGGCTGATATCACACTATTTACAGGCCAAGTGGCTGAACAAGCATTTGCTTCTGCGCTGGAACAAGGGTTAGCCAATTTGGACATGTCTGCTGTCATTCAGCCGCTTGAAAGAGTGTGCAGGGTTACCGTGAAAAAACAGAGCTAGCGGACGTGGTTGTATTAGAAATGATTCGTGCCTGACGTCATTATGTTTTTTGGAGAAACAAAGTGGAGAAGAGTTGAAGCAATCTGAAAAAACGAACATGATGCGGCTCTCTTTTTTGTCATCATCAAGAAGTTCTGCTTTATTAATTTTCTCTGGCTATTCCCTTGAATATGATTGGGAATGTCGCACTGCTCTCTCTTTGTTATGTTCCATAAGCTGTTAAACTTTCCTATATAAAGCAGCAAGTTATTCAAATTGGCGGGGAGCATATTATACAATCGGTTGATGATCAAGGAGTGTAGAGATGCATAATCGAAAATTGTTGGTGCATTAACATTAAGATGATAATCACTGTAGGAAGTGGATAAACGTGAAATTCGATTCAAATCAGCATCTTCATTTAGGATATTATGAGAACAATGTTGACTTAGAAGCAGTCGCATATAAAATTCAGAATGAAAATAAATGGGCCGTTTTTTTAGATCATGAACAAGATACTACATTAGTTCAAAAAATATTAAATCAGTATAATTACCATGAAAAATATGGTTACAAGATTTTTACTATTGATGCAGATGATTTATCTTATGAAGCCGGAAATAAGTTGTTTGAAGCGTGGTTAAAAACAAATAACATAATTTAAGAAATAAGTATTTGGGGAAATAGATGTGTAAGTTTCTTCTCTGCATCCAGATTTAAAGGTTTGTCATCTCAACGGTTATAATAAACGCAAATGATGCTGCACGTATGTTTAGACCGATTGTGGAAACAAACACCCCCATCTGTCAGTGATGGAGGTAAGTTCATCGCGGCAGGGATACGGAAACTGTGCCAGGAGAGGTTATTGCTGCTGGATGAGTTTGCGGATTTTTCGGTCATGTTGGGCGATTTTAGATGAATGGAAATCGACAGTTTCTTGTGTTTCGATAAGTTCAATGCGCAAGCTGTCAATTTTTGTTTCTAATCGGTTAAATCGTTCGTTCATTTCATTTTCCAGCCGATCGATTCTGCTTTCCAACCGGTCGTCCATCTCTTGTATCCGTTTATCCATTTCCGCAAACTTGCTTTTAAATTCATCATTCATTGCTTCGACTTTTTTATCTATTGTTTCGATTTTTTCGTTTAATGCAGCGATTTGTGTGTGAAAATCAGAAGCATGCAGATCGAGCGCCTTTAAAATTTCTTTTAATACTGTTTGTTGTTCCATTTCATTCACCTCCTCATTAGACAGTATAACCGGATCATATAGACAAGAAAAGCATTAAATAACATTGTGTAACGTGATGAAGCAAAAAAAATCAACGACCGTTTGCCTAAACATGCCATGTTTCACCTCGGCATTGACGCCTTCAGCTTTCACGGCTGGATTTGGTTCGTGTTCGCCTTCCTTGGCAGCCTCATCGGTGTCAAGCTGGGGCTGTATTGTGCGTATAAAAACTAAATAGAAGTCAAGACGGATTCTCTTTTTTCTGCTATTTCCTCTAGTTTTGCGAATGTAGCCGCATTGGTTTTACAGTGCTTGGTCAAACACTTTCTGCTTTTCCGCTTCTTTGATCGCTTCCTTTTTTCTTGTTCGAAAATTCGGACTGTTTTCATCATTTTTAGCCACTCCCTTATCCGTTTTGCATATTCTTCGTCAATCAACTTGTCCATAGCGGTTACCGAGAAGGGATTAAGAGAAGGATTTTTAGGCTCATTGTATGAGTACGTGTTCGAGCGATATGATCAAATGGGGGAAAAAGCGCTTCAATTATTAAAACAGCAATTTCAACACCGCCCTTCGTATGAGCTGTATAAAAAGCGATCGCTTATGCTGCTCCAAAGTGTTATTGTCCCTTATCAACACCGTCTGCCGGCGTTTTTAGATGAATGGAAGAAGCGGGGCGGGGAGTGAACTCGCTTCCCGTCACACTGAGAGAAATAGCGGGGATTCTATGGGGCATGAACCTCTCCCGCTTACACTTCGCATAGAGGTGGAAGGATTAAGAGGCGAGACCTTTCTATTCGTTTTTATTTATGGAAATCTACAGTTAAAATAAAGGCGTATTTACGATGTTCATTTGAACAATTAGTAAATAATTCTAAAACCACCCGATTTTCCTTTATTAGAACTTTTATTTTCAACTCTGCATTTAAAGACTTTATTGCCTTTCACTTTTATCCTGTTATATCTTCACCGACTAAATGGCCTTTTTCAAGGTTTTCAATTAAATCATTTATATCTTCTTCAAGTGCAGGGAATTTCTTTAAATAATTTTTCAACTCTCTTTTAAATCTATTAGCCGGTATAATAGTATTTGGCATAAACTCATTGTCGAATGGCTGGAGCAAGTGAACCGACGTTTATCGATTGGCGACGCAACTATCAAAATAGTCAAAAGTTAGCGCTGGGAAGTCGAATTTCTTACCGGCGACTAGGATTAAAAGCATACGAACCTGCTAAACGTGCCTAGGAGAGATGATTGGATGAAGATTTATAAAGAATCTCTTAATATTTCAGTTCACCAATGGCTTGAATTATTAAGAAATAAAGAGATTTTTCAAGAAAAAGATGCCGAGCTCATGATGATGCTTTATTATCAAACGAATTGCAAAGCGACGGGAAAACAACTTGCAAATCTTCTAAATAAAAAGAGCCATTCTGTCCTAAACCCTCAAATCGGAAGACTCGGGGAAAAGAATTGTAAGCAAGCATCAAGATGTACAATTTCTAAGAAGAGCGAAAGATAGCACCATTAGATATTGGCATATTCCCTTTTTAGGAAAAGAAGATCGAAACACGGCTGCCCTAATGTAAAACTACAATAAAGTCGATTAAATTTTAATAAAGCACCGTTTGATTTACGAACGGTGCTTAGAAAAATACTTAAATGTGTTTCAGGCAGCAGTAACAAAAAGGTTGTTTAAAAAACTCTCCTCTATTCAACTATTAATCCTCGTTAGCGTAATAAAGCTCTTTCAAAGAAACTCGCTCAAAGCTGTTTTCTAAACAAACTCTTAAGCTACGGATTCCGCCACTGAGGTGTATATGTGAGGAAGATGATGCCTTGGCTGGTCGTCAATCCACCCTTCTTGACATAGATCGTAGTAAAAAGGGGGACGGTCAGCAGCGATAGCTCCCGTCCCCTCTGATCAAGTATTAATTTGACCGAAACGATTCAATGTACGGTAGACCGCTGACTCGAATTCGATGAAGCCCAAGTATGAAGCCACATCTTGGAACGGAAATATTTGCGAAGCCCAAAATCCTCCAATACCGTTCTTGCGGTCGATCCAGTAGAACAGGTTGGCCAGTCCCGCCCACATCAATTGGCCTGCTGGACGGCCTGTAGGGGTAGGATCCACGTTTACCTGGAATGTATAAGCCCACGATTTTTGCACGCCAGGGTAGAACTCACCGTCATTAGCCAGTGATGGATCAGACGAAATCCAACCGCCGCTCTTCAATGACCCAAGCCCGTTCTGAGACATTTGCGCGACCGTTTCCGGTTTGAGTACTCCCTCACCGTCATTCAGGATCATTCGAATAAACTTCATATACTCACCAATGCTGGCATACAAACCGTGTCCTCCCATGTCCATTTCCGGAGATTGCGGCAGAATGAGATCAGGCTGAGGCGTGATATTACCGTCCTGGGTGCGAGTGTGGATGGTTGCGCGGCGTTCCATCATCGACGGTGTTAACGTGAATCCGATGTCGGTCATGCCGAGAGGGGCAAAAATACGCTCGGCCATCACTTCACCCAGTCGCTTACCGCATACGGCTTCGACAACCTTGCCAACCCAGTCGATGTTGACGCCATAGTTCCAGCGTTCACCTGGCTCGAATAGTAGTACACTCTTAATGGAGTCAAACGTACTAGTGAGAATGGAAGGTACTTCCTTTTTTTCACGGTATTTTCGGTCTTCATGACTGAAGAACTCGTAGCCGAAGCCGGCAGTGTGAAGCATCAGCATGTCGATCGTAATGTCGGTTCTTGGTTCCCTTAGTTTTGGCTGTCCGTCTGCGTCAAACTCTTCGAGAACTTTAATCTCGGCAATTTCAGGCACATACTTCTTGACCGGATCGTCAAGACGAACTTTTCCCTCCTCGACCAATTGCATCAATGCTGTGCCGGTGATGGCTTTCGTGGTCGAGAAAAGAGCAAACACTGTATCGGTGGTCATCGGCGTTTCCTTTCCGAGCTCGCGTACCCCGGCTGCACCCTCGTAGATGTTTCCTTCCCGGTCAGTTATCATTGCAACTACTCCGGGTACCCCTCCAGCCCTGCCTACAGCGTTATCCAACACTTTGTCAAGAGTATCCTTGAGAGCATCCTTGATTGCTTGGCTTGTCATATTTTCACCCCTCATAAGATTATTTCTTAATTTTCTTTATTTACATAATTTTCTGTATTTTTAAACTAACTATATCATGTTTAGGTAGGGCTCGTCAAATTTTTTTACTTTGAGCTTTTTCCATTGTCCTTTTTGAAGTTGTGCCTGCAACAAATTCGGGATTGAAGGAAAAGTACGAGCGCAATGCCCGGTGGAGCAGGGATTTTTGGATTCCGCTGTCGGAAAACGGGAGGATTTTCCCGCCGGTCGCAATGTCCTTATCCGTCACGAAATGCTTTTCGAAGTCCAGAAGCTTTTTACATATTGCTGTGCCAGCTGATTGAACATCGAGTTGATCAGCGTTTCTTGATCCATGAAGGATTTCGTGAATCATGTGTAGTCACAATCGAGTCATTTAAAAATGAAACGTTCATTGTACATTTTTGCGGGTCCTTCGTTTATATTTAAGAAATAATAAGTTATTTAATGCGGGTTCTTATAGTCCATCCCTCATCACCATATTTCTTCACAACGTCCAATTTAATTCTTTACTGTAAGTTCTCCATCTCCATAGTAGCCAATATTTCCCTTTCTTTTTTGTCTTCTACATATAAGGGGGACATCGATAATCTCTGTCATCCATCTCTTTTGGAAGAGTGAACTGAATTTTCTCACCTGCGAGGAAAACTGCTAGTAGACTTCGAAAATACTAACGTTCTTTTATTCCACAACGGTTTTAATAAGATTACAACACATGTGATATCTAAACAGAAAGAGAGCATTTACCAAAAAATATGAATAAATCGTAAAAAATTTACAAACAATTTACAGTCTATGTGTGGAGTGATGCGTCATCACGCTGTGAAAGCGTTTTTTATCCCTTATTTTTTATTTTTTTAATTTACAGAACATTTACAAAAGTTCAAGCTGTCTTTGAGTGTTCCTTAACAAAACTTTTCT
This is a stretch of genomic DNA from Bacillus alveayuensis. It encodes these proteins:
- a CDS encoding 3-hydroxyisobutyrate dehydrogenase (product_source=KO:K00020; cath_funfam=1.10.1040.10; cog=COG2084; ko=KO:K00020; pfam=PF14833; superfamily=48179) gives rise to the protein MNQYLVAVHSVAASEAMITGAALGLDAEQLYRILKVSYGDSRMLRRHVEQFVLNRQFAPGGAVKYVHKDVRLANKLLETADITLFTGQVAEQAFASALEQGLANLDMSAVIQPLERVCRVTVKKQS
- a CDS encoding hypothetical protein (product_source=Hypo-rule applied; pfam=PF13143; superfamily=52402); amino-acid sequence: MKFDSNQHLHLGYYENNVDLEAVAYKIQNENKWAVFLDHEQDTTLVQKILNQYNYHEKYGYKIFTIDADDLSYEAGNKLFEAWLKTNNII
- a CDS encoding peptidoglycan hydrolase CwlO-like protein (product_source=COG3883; cath_funfam=3.90.20.10; cog=COG3883; smart=SM00533; superfamily=111479) → MEQQTVLKEILKALDLHASDFHTQIAALNEKIETIDKKVEAMNDEFKSKFAEMDKRIQEMDDRLESRIDRLENEMNERFNRLETKIDSLRIELIETQETVDFHSSKIAQHDRKIRKLIQQQ
- a CDS encoding hypothetical protein (product_source=Hypo-rule applied); this encodes MYEYVFERYDQMGEKALQLLKQQFQHRPSYELYKKRSLMLLQSVIVPYQHRLPAFLDEWKKRGGE
- a CDS encoding SOS response regulatory protein OraA/RecX (product_source=COG2137; cath_funfam=1.20.1440.60; cog=COG2137), translating into MPNTIIPANRFKRELKNYLKKFPALEEDINDLIENLEKGHLVGEDITG
- a CDS encoding hypothetical protein (product_source=Hypo-rule applied; superfamily=109925), coding for MKIYKESLNISVHQWLELLRNKEIFQEKDAELMMMLYYQTNCKATGKQLANLLNKKSHSVLNPQIGRLGEKNCKQASRCTISKKSER
- a CDS encoding methyl acetate hydrolase (product_source=KO:K18372; cath_funfam=3.40.710.10; cog=COG1680; ko=KO:K18372; pfam=PF00144; superfamily=56601), translated to MTSQAIKDALKDTLDKVLDNAVGRAGGVPGVVAMITDREGNIYEGAAGVRELGKETPMTTDTVFALFSTTKAITGTALMQLVEEGKVRLDDPVKKYVPEIAEIKVLEEFDADGQPKLREPRTDITIDMLMLHTAGFGYEFFSHEDRKYREKKEVPSILTSTFDSIKSVLLFEPGERWNYGVNIDWVGKVVEAVCGKRLGEVMAERIFAPLGMTDIGFTLTPSMMERRATIHTRTQDGNITPQPDLILPQSPEMDMGGHGLYASIGEYMKFIRMILNDGEGVLKPETVAQMSQNGLGSLKSGGWISSDPSLANDGEFYPGVQKSWAYTFQVNVDPTPTGRPAGQLMWAGLANLFYWIDRKNGIGGFWASQIFPFQDVASYLGFIEFESAVYRTLNRFGQINT
- a CDS encoding hypothetical protein (product_source=Hypo-rule applied), whose product is MIHEILHGSRNADQLDVQSAGTAICKKLLDFEKHFVTDKDIATGGKILPFSDSGIQKSLLHRALRSYFSFNPEFVAGTTSKRTMEKAQSKKI